The genomic segment ATGGCGCAATCGCCGGGTGAAGGATTCTTTTTGAGTTTTTAACAGACTGATCTCGTGACGCAGTTCCTGCAGCTCGCTGCGTGCGCTCTCGGTGATCTTTTCCGCCTGCAGCTCGGCTTCGCTGATGCGCAGCGTCGCTTCACGGAGCGAATTCATGCGCGTCTCCTCCACCGTATCGGTCGCTTTCGCCAGCGTGTTGTGCAGGGTTTGCTTCACCTCCTGGTAATCGCGCAGTTGCGTGCGCAATTTAATGAGCTCTTCATCAACCCGGTTGCGTTCATGGATCAGGGATTCCAGTTCGTCGGCAACCATGCTCAAGAAGGCTTCGACCTCCTCGGGATCAAATCCGCGCAGCACCTTCTTGAAATCCTGTTTGCGCACATCTAGTGGTGTGAGTT from the bacterium genome contains:
- a CDS encoding DivIVA domain-containing protein, translated to MKLTPLDVRKQDFKKVLRGFDPEEVEAFLSMVADELESLIHERNRVDEELIKLRTQLRDYQEVKQTLHNTLAKATDTVEETRMNSLREATLRISEAELQAEKITESARSELQELRHEISLLKTQKESFTRRLRHLLESQIELIDVLGMDDIGLSEAEEEASARFIPRGRLPRPVIAEPPLAEKPATTAAVSEPRIIRGDKKFEEPFLLKRSGDNPSASDEPRNEENRLPSNDRLSDQLII